One window of Phoenix dactylifera cultivar Barhee BC4 chromosome 5, palm_55x_up_171113_PBpolish2nd_filt_p, whole genome shotgun sequence genomic DNA carries:
- the LOC103719557 gene encoding silicon efflux transporter LSI2-like, whose translation MALAPTAEVVLGSIAFGIFWVLAVFPAVPFLPIGRTAGSLLGALLMVIFRVITPEQAYASIDIPILSLLFGTMVVSIYLERAHMFKYLGWLLSWKCKGGKDLLCRVCLISALSSALFTNDTSCIVLTEFVLKLARQHNLPPKPFLLALASCANIGSSATPIGNPQNLVIAVQSKISFGKFLLGILPAMLIGVVINIALLLCMFWNALKVNKVEEEVMEEAVDEDEVSSHKFSPARMSHLTQEGACGDDAGKNRTRTKIASLQVSDVKRLLSKKALILKGCVYLVTIGMLISLLLGLNMSWTAICAALALVVIDFQDAGPCLDKVSYSLLIFFCGMFITVDGFNQTGLPGALWNFMEPYARINHASGVVVLSLVILLLSNFASNVPTVLLLGAQVAKSAAAVSPADEPRAWLILAWVSTVAGNLSLLGSAANLIVCEQARRSQLFGYTLTFFGHIVFGVPSTLIVTAIGLPLIRG comes from the exons ATGGCACTTGCTCCAACTGCTGAAGTGGTTCTTGGCTCAATTGCCTTTGGAATTTTTTGGGTGCTAGCTGTTTTCCCTGCAGTCCCCTTCCTACCTATTGGAAGAACTGCTGGATCTCTACTTGGTGCCTTGCTCATGGTCATCTTCCGAGTCATCACTCCGGAGCAAGCCTACGCTTCCATCGACATCCCTATCCTGAGCCTCCTATTCGGAACTATGGTTGTCAGCATCTATCTCGAAAGAGCACACATGTTTAAGTACTTGGGCTGGTTGCTCTCCTGGAAGTGCAAAGGTGGTAAGGACTTGCTCTGCCGAGTCTGCCTTATTTCGGCCTTGTCGAGTGCACTATTCACCAACGACACCTCCTGCATTGTGCTGACTGAGTTTGTTCTCAAGCTCGCGAGGCAGCACAATCTGCCACCTAAACCATTCCTTTTAGCACTAGCATCGTGTGCCAACATTGGCTCCTCAGCAACTCCAATTGGAAACCCACAAAACTTGGTTATAGCTGTTCAGAGTAAGATCTCCTTCGGGAAATTCCTCCTAGGTATCCTCCCTGCGATGCTCATTGGGGTGGTCATCAACATTGCACTTCTTCTATGCATGTTTTGGAACGCATTGAAGGTAAATAAGGTTGAGGAGGAGGTGATGGAGGAAGCGGTCGATGAGGATGAAGTGAGCTCTCATAAGTTCTCTCCTGCTAGAATGTCACATTTGACCCAAGAGGGAGCTTGTGGGGATGATGCCGGGAAGAACAGGACGCGAACGAAGATAGCTTCTTTGCAAGTCTCTGACGTGAAGAGACTCTTAAGTAAGAAGGCCTTGATCTTGAAGGGCTGTGTATATCTTGTGACTATAGGGATGCTGATCTCTCTGCTCTTGGGGCTAAACATGTCATGGACTGCGATTTGTGCCGCCCTTGCTCTCGTGGTTATCGACTTCCAGGATGCTGGACCCTGCCTTGATAAG GTTTCGTATTCGCTGTTGATATTCTTCTGTGGGATGTTCATCACCGTCGATGGTTTCAATCAAACGGGGCTACCGGGTGCTCTATGGAACTTCATGGAGCCTTATGCTCGGATCAATCATGCTAGTGGAGTGGTAGTGCTCTCCCTTGTTATACTACTACTCTCAAACTTTGCATCCAACGTACCTACTG TACTCTTGCTAGGAGCTCAGGTGGCAAAATCAGCAGCAGCAGTATCTCCAGCAGACGAACCGAGAGCATGGCTCATACTTGCATGGGTGAGCACGGTGGCAGGCAACCTATCCCTCCTCGGCTCAGCTGCAAACTTGATTGTCTGCGAGCAGGCACGACGGTCACAATTGTTTGGGTACACGCTCACCTTCTTCGGCCACATCGTCTTTGGAGTTCCTTCCACGCTCATTGTGACAGCCATTGGCCTGCCTCTCATTAGGGGTTAA